One region of Plasmodium gaboni strain SY75 chromosome 6, whole genome shotgun sequence genomic DNA includes:
- a CDS encoding hypothetical protein (conserved Plasmodium protein, unknown function): protein MGNTISERKQRQFVLYKDIKNKIKKRNHLDIKNNLYISNLHEKKLLTYNDEIFELYEETYEEDEQKKEYMSDTENKKNYDIKINFKNDKKKNISLDKCDNQYDKYYYDHKYDKQYYEKDINEYNEDNKMNTNNVKEKKNDKLFFEFDYGSFYNVEERSSTFEKDQKKTKNYSNIYEENKITKKYELDKDSQDINKNINHFNYENEKKTEKKNSKSTMLKKKKNSKSDNVDINNIVQNKTVIYNDNEKVYNIINDKDYNKMYQLDMQKKNNDNNNNITHNSSTLKSVHLRNISDNTSKIKCNNNIQNEHKHYIYNEDTIKENKSVKKFFMLIKNNKNILQNILSFLNCSDLLNFQKTCSTTYICISDFLDYICLHIYSKFKNKYDNYFEPFNYFYKYEYLYTDNPSCRLDCILIAKMNKECVGYNNRFGYKYKYLYDKKKTSYYVYFNFNVLKCYNPRTIEIYKDISYNNGDDINVSHIVNNDVCSNDYICIPINLFNFIGTVAFDSIRFIQNKLSKYITYNNQLDDQLWYNKEEYKILRKENKLITPEIFFPHLKHISTIYSGIDVTVMKSTYKAVEPGKLGKRSYSLWGNYFIIENKLDPVFIFLKREGLQHDYIYQNYYLRVGDSIIFYLIKGGNNI, encoded by the exons atggGTAATACTATTTCTGAAAGGAAACAAAGACAGTTTGTTTTATACAaggatataaaaaataaaataaaaaaaagaaatcatttggatataaaaaataatctGTATATAAGTAATTTacatgaaaaaaaattacttACTTACAATGATGAAATTTTTGAGTTATATGAAGAAACATATGAAGAGGATGAACAAAAGAAGGAATACATGAGTGACACAGAgaataagaaaaattatgatataaaaattaattttaaaaatgataaaaagaaaaatatatcattagATAAATGTGATAATcaatatgataaatattattatgatcaCAAATATGATAAGCAATATTATGAAAAGGATattaatgaatataatgaagataataaaatgaatacaAACAACgtaaaagaaaaaaaaaatgataaacTGTTTTTCGAATTCGATTATGGATCATTTTATAATGTGGAAGAAAGAAGTAGCACCTTTGAAAAAGATCaaaagaaaacaaaaaattatagcaatatatatgaagaaaataaaataaccAAAAAATATGAACTAGATAAAGATAGTCAAgacataaataaaaatattaaccattttaattatgaaaatgaaaagaagacagaaaaaaaaaattcaaaaagtaccatgttaaaaaaaaaaaaaaattcaaaaagTGATAATGTcgatataaataatatagtacaaaataaaacagtaatttataatgataatgaaaaggtttataatattattaatgataaggattataataaaatgtatcAATTAGATatgcaaaaaaaaaataatgataataataataatattacacATAATTCTTCCACTCTTAAATCAGTTCatttaagaaatatatCAGATAATAcatcaaaaataaaatgtaataataatatacaaaatgaacacaaacattatatatataatgaagatacaattaaagaaaataaaagtgTAAAAAAGTTCTTCATgttaattaaaaataataaaaatattctacaaaatatattatccTTTTTAAATTGTAGTGATTTGTTAAATTTTCAAAAAACATGTTCGacaacatatatatgtattagTGATTTCTTAgattatatatgtttacatatatattcaaaatttaaaaataaatatgacAATTATTTTGAACCGTTTAATTATTTCTACAAATATGAATATCTTTATACAGACAATCCATCATGTCGATTAGACTGCATATTGATAGCGAAG atGAATAAAGAGTGCGTAGGATACAATAACCGTTTTGgatataaatacaaatacttatatgataaaaagaaaacatcttattatgtatatttcAACTTTAACGTATTAAAATGTTACAACCCTAGGAcaatagaaatatataaagatatatcTTATAATAATGGAGATGATATTAATGTTTCTCATATAGTAAATAATGATGTATGTTctaatgattatatatgtatacctataaatttatttaattttattgGTACTGTAGCTTTTGATTCTATACGttttattcaaaataagttgagtaaatatataacttaTAATAATCAGTTGGATGATCAACTATGGTATAATAAAGAGGAATATAAGATTTTAAGAAAGGAAAACAAACTTATCACCCctgaaattttttttccacatttaaaacatattaGCACTATATATTCTGGTATCGATGTAACTGTTATGAAATCTACATATAAAGCTGTGGAGCCAg GAAAATTAGGTAAGCGCAGTTATAGCTTATGGGGAAATTATTTCATCATTGAAAATAAACTTGATCCagtttttatttttttaaaaagagAAGGATTACAAcatgattatatatatcaaaattattatttaagAGTTGGTGAttctattatattttatttaattaaggggggtaataatatttga
- a CDS encoding putative membrane protein (conserved Plasmodium membrane protein, unknown function), whose protein sequence is MKTFALLYKLNVKEDNNENETLFFSLYIHNDYIYVGSTNGRIFIFKKKGKVFFDQVKFVNVIKFATDDVITKICVVENLCWLICGTENGSIFVINNKEYLKKKKKKIDVLVEEGFKLPNEYHYNSITCIKYLIKKNGNHIYIFIGDIDGVLSYILLKKKLTKNKQIYNKLLVDKINGPISDIEICSHFILVTCEKNNILIKLDDILLYNKKEEIYYKCIGKKKENKNYKSIFLKCKRNIKSPMILSLRKNGRIWISKEDKVLNTLVFYYSFFYFFYLFFFNKKLYVNNYIYEYYKNYFLSNSYFVQLLDNIINQFSNFTFPSKPNLNVFYKINKKYFVLFEQFVTYPFFKKINEGTDNLTDPTRDDRIKIKDMLTKDINNIKAYLKNKLNEVINNNNNNNNNNNEEMVLCINYIYEWLNEAEQLLNNFLGKKLFLFNIKSIQIQDILDLNVSFLSNIKIENVDNKDNNRINDNTSNYTKNNMNNHICYNNLGDNNNVINYDKTEDNNNIEETKNNEIHYKNVNSKNILYERYFKEDKIVDSFILKDKLYILYFNKNLRDDIYVAYNMNNGHNVCTSFSDMNRSSAEKKNNKTTISTNKQFSNSSNIINCNYKLSPFYFCEIHFEKNCELLKYLRCNIENSLNIERNEFYFFYFYILMFHNYIKEKKKEENYEDNFFDIIENKMNIINIPINIKDIIQGKYSNDMNKMNDIEFINNKNKLKQFLDMTPMDNILRKNIETLKMNIRNLLLYSTNEMYTCLLTDKNYIFSNYFFYPSYYHNVREFQYLHYHIKKIKKLYNKMKIIMTKYKFIYHEILTFFVFSNDNENCVIPAHFDKIKKNKKNMQNEHTNRIISKYLNIIQNDDQFLYKVLYYFNLFIYLEINITTYNMRNNTCLTNFPVLYMERDHMVNDNIREVRKENNYVKEEINKVIKNEQINIPSDLQNCFQYNDMINLTSSNNTKHFIKCKAGDVRKYFIKTDKKKLLLKNKKSCNKYNILYLSPFYYLPEKLLFFHINKFVNTNRVHINNYLCTLQILLYIFKMNENKSVFMKGFKKFQSFKNKYTYNHEHYKILYNKKNIYDLYDENKKKYIFLENYEYQNINKSIGNNDINNVIDLNMSCYNKYIYNKTDFLNFIYIYDNIRNIYNNNKYYDNIKKNNNLSIVDFLNCSKNVYYYHQVIDDVYVVNINNYKQQIYESFLLYQYLLDRCSFYNNLSSYPSSDIRFNQSNYFMKSLIFIKENNMKKINTSIYIKEPHFNEVNIISMEDVKYYEKLNKQIINNNILLLDIFLSTYNNISNNSKMELKNVIKKFSTFNTLGEYINYIQQNENLTDDNMYNFEKEGKKKNNLFLYIYKNEHNKNQNDQSNFYYSSMLYDNTFYYKPKDSINLIDLISYNNSMDNNIFFKNYGENKTSSFFLKEYKEEYMNVQNQSKQNKIKVSSMIGTTVDEMKKKKKKKKIIYISINNYRNNKLLNYMNELNLIINEYIYLNKKYNCNSSSFSMNPTFFTDINFYQLIKLLYILCKQKYMYYFCTKTRKYKRKINCRIKNYDELSCHQKNLHNNRTNKYRMNTNKLKKYIYQNVYKLNNKKCKNDEHDSFVYKQNFKETKKNRKTNPLLIYMNENFCIDLLIYLQKNYIIKKCTEKNRKRILLLLFKLSYIFICLKWNEAFCLLLNIFKYENDEILFALLILSKYSLSPKSKKIEKSDEKKNQIDNNKVWTQNITRKNKKGYRNISLSFADKLFNNIYDNFIIILRKHKMKYENIILSSILHIKNVSNNFLLIIMMIIFFFFFKKSYFIESLFKDNRTKKILRNYYLLEYFFFKSKKIHFLQKNQMFSLSYFKSFNTNGYELFVYDMFLKYTFQMCYELINFQDINNFFVLINNTLYFHFVKLILYLDTQNYCLNLSKYHHLFFIMLSYFYIGYFMSINKWLQKIDHIFISILYKFQMLKEEEAEDIFNSSEDIKNRLKYKGMLIIKKDAKNKENDINTFNNDIKNCKEHEFIKSQEPNISEKKKDSSIIKENIIKSNSVIILDKYNEQEKIKNNILNNNDILSFPLIPLFYPHHDQPLFLKNEQEENKIYYSINYLINFFYELLIKYLCELDYKIYNSKIDLYILQNGKNSNLYIKINNFVNSFYGTCTLMYGIYNENFDDGNKNNSVYQNYNTDKYYNIYNFKKYHNDNNKKKIKKDRSDIYYRNVAFNTKIKIWDEKNPIHLFIQTIDLFFSIYYTLFTLGLSLYEKKKIYVNRKKQYKKYLLSIICVLFYNITNNEISTKDTLIFYKHNMDNNNNNNNNKDNNCYFHFKRNIIKREQYLNVICCVLCIIHFINYFKYVKKNIIKKFIFIIDYLLLNHNSFYFKEDYQKCTNSEKKNEKIHIHNIYKTIIKNLPKHVKSITKDKEKDTN, encoded by the exons atgaaaacGTTTGctcttttatataaattgaATGTAAAAGAAGACAACAATGAAAACGAAACATTGTTTTTCTCCTTGTATATTcataatgattatatttatgtagGGTCAACTAATGGAAgaatattcatttttaaaaagaagGGAAAAGTTTTCTTTGATCAAGTTAAATTTGTAAATGTAATTAAGTTTGCCACAGATGATGTTATAACTAAG atatGTGTTGTTGAAAATTTGTGTTGGTTAATTTGCGGTACTGAAAATGGTTCtatatttgttataaataataaggaatatctaaaaaaaaaaaaaaaaaaaatagatgTACTAGTAGAAGAAGGTTTTAAGTTACCAAATgaatatcattataattcCATAACatgtattaaatatttaataaaaaaaaatggtaaccatatttacatttttattgGAGATATAGATGGAGTATTATCATACATactattaaaaaaaaaacttacaaagaataaacaaatatacAATAAACTACTTgttgataaaataaatggACCTATTAGTGATATAGAAATATGTTCACATTTTATCTTAGTTACATGtgaaaagaataatattcttataaaattggatgatattttattatataacaaaaaagaagaaatatactataaatgtattggtaaaaagaaagaaaataaaaattataaatctatttttttgaaatgtaaaaggaatataaaaagtCCTATGATTTTAAGCTTAAGAAAAAATGGACGTATATGGATTAGTAAAGAAGATAAAGTATTAAATACTTTagtattttattattcttttttttattttttctatttatttttttttaataaaaaattatatgtgAATAATTACATctatgaatattataaaaattattttttaagCAATTCATATTTTGTTCAGTTGTtagataatattataaatcAGTTCTCCAATTTTACGTTTCCTTCCAAACCTAACTTAAATGtgttttataaaattaataagaaatattttgtCTTATTCGAGCAATTTGTTACTTATCCTTTTTTTAAGAAGATAAATGAAGGAACAGATAATTTAACAGACCCAACGAGAGATGACAGgattaaaataaaagacATGTTGACGAAggatataaataatataaaggcgtatttaaaaaataagttGAATGAAgtaattaataataataataataataataataataataatgaagaaatgGTTTTATGCATAAATTATATCTACGAATGGTTGAATGAGGCTGAACAACTATTGAATAATTTTCTTGGCAAAAAAttgtttctttttaatattaagAGCATACAAATTCAGGATATCTTGGATCTTAATGTATCCTTTTTATCAAACATTAAAATAGAAAATGTGGATAATAAGGATAACAACAgaataaatgataatacaAGTAATTATACaaagaataatatgaataatcATATATGCTATAATAATCTAggtgataataataatgtgaTAAACTATGATAAAActgaagataataataatatagaagaaacaaaaaataatgagatacattataaaaatgttaattctaaaaatattttatatgaacGTTATTTTAAGGAGGATAAAATTGTAGActcatttatattaaaagataaattatatatattatattttaataaaaatttgagagatgatatttatgttgcatataatatgaacaatgGTCATAATGTGTGTACATCATTTAGTGATATGAATAGATCTAGTGCagagaagaaaaataataaaactaCTATATCAACAAATAAACAATTTAGTAATTCATCTAATATTATAAACTGTAATTATAAGTTATCAccattttatttttgcGAAATAcattttgaaaaaaattgtgaactattaaaatatttaagGTGTAATATAGAAAACTCATTAAATATCGAAAGAAAtgaattttattttttttatttttatattcttatgttccataattatattaaagaaaaaaagaaagaagaaaattatgaagataatttttttgacatcatagaaaataaaatgaatataataaatattccaataaatataaaagatattataCAAGGAAAATATTCAAATGATATGAACAAGATGAATGATATagaatttataaataataaaaataaattgaAACAATTTTTAGATATGACACCAATGGATAATATACTACGCAAAAATATAGAAACActaaaaatgaatattagAAATTTACTACTTTATTCTACAAATGAAATGTATACTTGTTTATTAACTGataagaattatattttttcaaattattttttttatcctTCGTATTATCATAATGTCAGAGAATTTCAATATTTACATTACcatataaagaaaataaaaaaattatataacaagatgaaaataataatgacaaagtataaatttatatatcatgAAATTCTTACCTTTTTTGTTTTCTcaaatgataatgaaaaCTGTGTTATACCAGCCCattttgataaaataaaaaagaataaaaagAACATGCAAAATGAACACACTAATAGGATCATTTCAAAATATCTCaatattatacaaaatGATGATCAATTCTTATACAAggtattatattattttaatttattcatatatctagaaattaatataacaaCATATAACATGAGAAATAATACATGCCTGACAAATTTTCCAGTTTTATATATGGAAAGGGATCATATGgttaatgataatataagaGAGGTAAGAAAAGAGAACAATTATGTAAAGGAAGAAATCAAtaaagtaataaaaaatgaacaaattAATATTCCTAGTGATCTTCAAAATTGTTTTcaatataatgatatgaTTAATCTAACCAGTTCTAATAATACTAAACATTTCATTAAATGTAAGGCGGGGGATGTcagaaaatattttataaaaacggataaaaaaaaattactattaaaaaataaaaagagttgtaataaatataatattttatatttgtctcctttttattacttaccagaaaaattattatttttccATATCAACAAATTTGTAAATACTAATCgtgtacatataaataattatttatgtactctccaaattttattatatatttttaaaatgaatGAGAATAAATCTGTATTTATGAAAggatttaaaaaatttcaaagttttaaaaataaatatacgTACAACCATGAGCactataaaatattatataataaaaaaaatatttatgatttatatgatgagaacaaaaagaaatatatatttttagaaaattatgaatatcaaaatattaataaatcCATAGgaaataatgatattaataatgtaATAGATCTAAATATGTCatgttataataaatatatatacaataagacagattttttaaattttatatatatatatgataacattagaaatatatataataataataaatattatgacaatattaaaaaaaataataatcttTCAATTGTTGATTTCTTAAACTGTTCAAAAAAcgtttattattatcatcaaGTTATAGACGATGTATATgttgtaaatataaataattacaaacaacaaatatatgaatcattcttattatatcaGTATTTGTTAGATAGATGTTccttttataataatctATCATCATATCCTTCAAGTGATATAAGGTTTAATCAatcaaattattttatgaaatcactaatatttattaaagaaaataatatgaagaaaataaatactagtatttatataaaagaacCACATTTTAATGAAgttaatataatatctaTGGAAGatgtaaaatattatgaaaaattaaataaacaaataataaataataatatattattattagatatttttttaagtaCCTACAACAATATATCTAACAATTCAAAAATggaattaaaaaatgttataaaaaaattttctacatttaatacattaggtgaatatataaattatatacaacaaaatgaaaatttaacagatgataatatgtataattttgaaaaagaaggaaaaaaaaaaaacaatttgttcttatatatttataaaaatgaacataataaaaatcaaaatGATCAATccaatttttattattcatctatgttatatgataataccttttattataaacCTAAGGATTCTATAAATTTGATTGATTTGATAtcttataataatagtatggataataatattttttttaaaaattatggAGAGAATAAAacttcttctttttttttaaaagaatataagGAAGAATATATGAATGTACAAAACCAAAgtaaacaaaataaaatcaaaGTATCATCCATGATAGGAACAACTGTTGATgaaatgaagaaaaaaaaaaaaaaaaaaaaaattatatatatatcaattaataattatagaaataataaattattaaattatatgaacGAATTGAacttaataataaatgaatatatatatttaaataaaaaatataattgtaATAGCTCGTCTTTTTCTATGAACCCTACTTTTTTCACagatataaatttttatcaacTTATCaaattgttatatatattatgtaaacaaaaatatatgtattacTTTTGTACAAAAacaagaaaatataaaaggaAGATAAATTGtagaataaaaaattatgatgaaTTATCTTGTCATCAGAAAAATCTACATAATAATAGAACAAACAAATATAGAATGAACACCAAcaaattgaaaaaatatatatatcaaaatgtatataagttaaataataaaaagtGTAAAAATGACGAACATGATtcatttgtatataaacaaaattttAAGGAAACAAAGAAAAATAGGAAAACAAATCCTcttttgatatatatgaatgaaaatttttgtatagatcttttaatttatttacaaaaaaattatataataaaaaaatgtacggaaaaaaatagaaaaagaattttattactgttatttaaattatcttatatatttatttgtttgaAATGGAATGAAGCATTTTGTTTATtgttaaatatatttaaatatgaaaatgatgaaatCTTATTTGctttattaatattatccaaatattcattatctccaaaaagtaaaaaaatagaaaaatctgatgaaaagaaaaatcagatagataataataaagtaTGGACACAAAATATtacaagaaaaaataagaaaGGTTATCGAAACATTTCATTGTCATTTGCagataaattatttaataatatatatgataattttataataatattaagaaaacataaaatgaaatatgaaaacataatattatcttccatattacatattaaaaatgttagtaacaattttttattaataataatgatgatcatatttttctttttttttaaaaaatcatattttatagaAAGTCTTTTTAAAGACAATAGGaccaaaaaaatattgagaaattattatttattagaatatttcttctttaaaagtaaaaaaatacatttcTTACAAAAAAATCAAATGTTTTCATTATCTTATTTTAAATCATTTAATACGAATGGGTATGAACTATTTGTTTATGatatgtttttaaaatatactTTTCAAATGTGTtatgaattaataaattttcaagatatcaataatttttttgtattaataaataatactttatattttcattttgtaaaattaatattatatttagATACACAAAATTATTGTCTAAATTTATCTaaatatcatcatttattttttattatgttatcttatttttatattggATATTTTATGTCTATTAATAAATGGTTGCAAAAAATTGAccatatatttatttctattttgTATAAATTTCAAATGCTTAAGGAAGAAGAAGCTGAAGATATATTCAACTCATCAGAGGATATAAAAAATCGcttaaaatataaaggaatgcttattataaaaaaagacGCTAAAAATAAAGAGAACGATATTAACacttttaataatgatataaagAATTGTAAAGAACatgaatttataaaaagtCAAGAACCAAATATTTCtgaaaagaaaaaggaTAGTAGTATTATTAAAGAAAACATAATTAAATCCAATTCAGTTATAATAttagataaatataatgaacaagaaaaaataaaaaacaatatattaaataataatgacaTTTTATCGTTTCCATTAATTCCATTATTTTACCCTCATCACGATCAACCcctttttttaaaaaatgaacaagaagaaaataaaatatattatagtattaattatttgataaactttttttatgaattgttaataaaatatttatgtgaattagattataaaatatataacagTAAAATAGACttgtatatattacaaaatggcaaaaattcaaatttatacataaaaattaataattttgttaaTTCGTTTTATGGAACATGTACCTTAATGTAtggtatatataatgaaaattttgatgatggaaataagaataatagTGTATATCAGAATTATAATACagataaatattataatatctATAATTTCAAGAAATATCATAATGACAAtaataagaagaaaataaaaaaagatcgtagtgatatatattatagaaaTGTAGCAtttaatacaaaaataaaaatatggGATGAAAAAAATCCTATTCATTTATTCATACAAACGAtagatttattttttagtatatattatactttATTTACACTAGGCTTAAgtttatatgaaaaaaaaaaaatttatgtaaatagaaaaaaacaGTATAAAAAGTATTTATTAAGTATCATTTGTGTTTTGTTCTATAATATAACGAATAATGAAATTAGTACAAAGGATACGttgatattttataaacataatatggacaacaacaacaataataataataataaagataataattgttattttcatttcaagaggaatattataaaaagagagcaatatttaaatgttATATGTTGTGTGTTGTgtattattcattttattaattattttaaatatgttaagaaaaacattataaaaaagttcattttcattatcgattatcttcttcttaatcataattctttttattttaaagaaGATTATCAAAAATGTACAAAttcagaaaaaaaaaatgaaaaaatacatattcataatatttataaaacaattataaaaaatttaccAAAACATGTCAAGTCAATTACCaaagataaagaaaaagacACAAActaa
- a CDS encoding putative splicing factor 3A subunit 2: protein MDFQNRVGHKTGSGMPLSREDINQERRERLKQLALENIDITKDPYILKNNVGMFECKLCLTLHNNESSYLCHTQGKKHQMNLAQRLLKEKNEITTNRLNKPVSEPRKIVKIGKPRYDVTRVRNKKNQLGILFELSFPNIKENTKPKFRFMSSFEQKIEAPDKKYQYLLFAAEPYETIAFKIPNIDIDENEGFYYKWFDKKKIFVMQIHFQNAFPPGHINLREHSNFLSSTNRW, encoded by the coding sequence atgGATTTTCAGAATCGTGTTGGACATAAAACAGGTAGTGGTATGCCACTATCAAGAGAAGATATAAATCAAGAGAGAAGAGAACGATTAAAACAGCTAGCTTTAGAAAATATTGATATTACTAAAGAtccatatattttaaaaaataatgttgGTATGTTTGAATGTAAATTATGTTTAACTCTTCATAATAATGAGAGTTCTTATTTATGTCATACTCAAGGAAAAAAACATCAAATGAACCTTGCTCAAAGATTAttaaaggaaaaaaatgaaataacTACTAATAGATTAAATAAACCTGTAAGTGAACCAAGAAAAATTGTTAAAATAGGCAAACCAAGATATGATGTTACAAGAGTAcgaaataaaaaaaatcaacttggaatattatttgaattatcTTTCCcaaatattaaagaaaatacTAAACCAAAATTTAGATTTATGTCGTCTTTTGAACAAAAAATTGAAGCACctgataaaaaatatcagTATCTCTTATTTGCTGCAGAACCTTATGAAACTATAGCTTTTAAAATACCAAACATAGATATTGATGAAAATGAAGGCTTTTACTATAAGTGgtttgataaaaaaaaaatttttgttATGCAAATACATTTTCAAAATGCATTTCCTCCAGGACATATTAATTTACGTGAACAttctaattttttatcatctaCCAATAGATGgtaa